In the genome of Raphanus sativus cultivar WK10039 chromosome 4, ASM80110v3, whole genome shotgun sequence, one region contains:
- the LOC108829651 gene encoding pentatricopeptide repeat-containing protein At1g73710-like, translating into MLHPNSSCSSSSFLTSRSKVSPPLPLSLHWNLSPKRFQLHCSSSSTRCSKPNNPSSRNRRYGGVIPSILRSLDSSSSTSDIETTLASLSPKEQTVLLKEQTRWDKTLRLFKLFQSHKSYTPNVIHYNILLRSLGRACRWDELRLCWIDMARSRVLPTNTTYSTLVDVYGKAGLVKEALLWVKHMEQRTMLFPDEVTMSTVVRVLKNSNHFDVADTFFKAWRDGRIVLDFDSLSNLDSDSSPVSFKEFLSMELFKVGARRTSTTKIDSPSPRKPRLTSTFNALIDLYGKAGRLEEAAGLFSEMLKSGVAVDTVTFNTMIHICGSHGRLCEAESLLKKMEEKGVKADTKTYNILLSLHADAGDIEAALRYYRKILFPDTVTHRAVLHVLCRRRMVKEVEDVLEEMDRNGIRIDEHSVPVVMQMYVDEGMIGQAKALFERVQLDCVLSSTTLAAVIDVYAEKGLWVEAEAVFYGKRDVNDVLEYNVMIKAYGMAKLHEKALSLFKGMKKQGTWPDECTYNSIVQMLSGVDLVDEAQRVLAEMMDSDCKPSCKTFSSLIASYVRLGLLSDAVDVYEGMRKAGVKPNEVVYGSLVNGFAESGMVEEAIHYFRAMEENGVQSNNIVLTSLIKAYSKVGCLEEARRVYDKMKKDSETGPDVAASNSMLSLCADLGMVSEAETIFNEVRGKGTCDVITFATMMYLYKGMGMLDEAIEVAEEMRESGLLNDCASFNQVMACYAADGQLRECCELFREMLVERKLSLDWGTFKTLFTLLKKGGVPREAVAQLQDAYDQGKPLVTSAIAATLFSAMGMHAYAVESCREVTRDGGIPLEHYAYNAVIYGYGAAGDTDMALKAYMRMQEKGLKPDMVTQVYLVGVYGKAGMVEGVKRVHSWITFGEIEANQSLFRAVREAYVSANRQDLADVVKKEMSIAFEEGKEEEEEYSSGSGEEEDESEEDEAF; encoded by the coding sequence ATGCTTCATCCAAATAGTTCTTGTTCCTCTTCCTCCTTCCTCACTTCCCGATCTAAAGTCTCTCCTCCTCTTCCACTTTCACTTCATTGGAACTTGTCTCCTAAGCGGTTTCAACTTCACTGCTCCTCCTCTTCTACAAGATGCTCTAAACCGAACAACCCTAGCTCTCGTAACCGCCGTTACGGCGGCGTAATCCCTTCCATCCTCCGCTCTCtcgactcctcctcctccacctccgaCATCGAAACAACCCTCGCCTCCCTCTCCCCCAAAGAACAAACCGTCCTCCTCAAGGAACAAACCCGCTGGGACAAAACCCTCCGCCTCTTCAAACTCTTCCAATCCCACAAATCCTACACCCCAAACGTCATCCACTACAACATCCTCCTCCGCTCCCTAGGCAGAGCCTGTAGATGGGACGAGCTCCGCCTCTGCTGGATCGACATGGCTCGCTCCCGCGTCCTCCCCACCAACACCACCTACTCCACCCTCGTCGACGTCTACGGCAAAGCCGGTCTCGTAAAGGAAGCTCTTTTATGGGTCAAACACATGGAACAGAGGACGATGCTTTTCCCCGACGAGGTCACCATGTCCACAGTCGTCAGAGTCTTGAAAAACTCCAACCACTTCGACGTCGCTGACACCTTCTTTAAAGCCTGGCGCGACGGTCGTATCGTTCTTGATTTCGATTCTTTGAGTAATCTTGATTCCGATTCCTCTCCTGTCAGCTTCAAGGAGTTCTTGTCTATGGAGCTGTTCAAAGTCGGTGCCAGGAGGACGAGCACTACCAAAATCGACTCTCCTTCTCCGAGGAAACCGAGGTTGACTTCTACTTTCAATGCTTTGATTGATTTGTACGGGAAGGCGGGGAGGTTAGAGGAAGCGGCTGGTCTCTTCTCCGAGATGCTGAAGTCCGGTGTCGCGGTTGATACGGTGACGTTTAACACGATGATTCATATCTGCGGGAGTCACGGGCGTTTGTGTGAGGCTGAGTCTTTGTTAAAGAAGATGGAGGAGAAAGGGGTGAAGGCTGATACCAAGACTTATAatattcttctctctctccacGCTGATGCTGGGGACATTGAAGCAGCGCTTAGATACTATAGGAAGATACTGTTTCCTGATACCGTGACTCACCGCGCGGTTCTTCATGTTTTGTGTCGAAGGAGAATGGTTAAGGAAGTCGAGGATGTGTTGGAGGAGATGGATAGGAATGGTATTCGTATCGATGAGCACTCTGTGCCCGTTGTTATGCAGATGTACGTTGATGAAGGGATGATAGGACAGGCCAAAGCTCTGTTCGAGAGGGTTCAGTTAGACTGCGTGCTTTCGTCGACGACGCTTGCAGCTGTTATAGATGTTTACGCTGAGAAAGGGTTGTGGGTTGAGGCGGAGGCTGTGTTCTACGGGAAGAGAGACGTGAACGATGTTTTGGAGTATAATGTGATGATTAAAGCTTATGGTATGGCGAAACTTCACGAGAAAGCGCTTTCTTTGTTTAAAGGGATGAAGAAGCAAGGGACATGGCCTGATGAGTGCACTTACAACTCTATTGTGCAGATGCTTTCCGGGGTTGACTTGGTGGATGAAGCTCAGAGGGTGTTGGCAGAGATGATGGATTCGGATTGTAAACCGAGTTGCAAGACGTTTTCTTCTTTGATTGCTAGCTATGTGCGGCTTGGACTCTTGTCTGACGCGGTTGATGTCTACGAGGGGATGAGGAAAGCCGGTGTGAAACCAAACGAGGTTGTTTACGGTTCGTTGGTTAACGGATTCGCTGAGAGTGGTATGGTGGAAGAAGCGATTCACTACTTTAGAGCGATGGAAGAGAATGGTGTACAGTCTAATAATATCGTTCTCACGTCTCTCATCAAGGCTTATAGCAAAGTAGGGTGTCTGGAAGAAGCGAGGAGGGTTTACGACAAGATGAAGAAGGACTCAGAAACTGGTCCAGACGTGGCTGCTTCGAACAGCATGCTGAGTTTGTGCGCAGACCTCGGGATGGTGTCGGAAGCAGAAACCATTTTCAACGAGGTGAGAGGAAAGGGGACATGCGATGTGATCACGTTCGCTACGATGATGTATTTGTACAAAGGGATGGGGATGCTTGATGAGGCTATTGAAGTGGCTGAAGAGATGAGAGAGTCAGGTCTGCTAAACGACTGCGCTTCGTTCAACCAGGTCATGGCTTGCTACGCAGCAGACGGGCAGCTGCGCGAGTGCTGCGAGCTGTTCCGCGAGATGCTCGTGGAGAGGAAGCTCTCGCTGGACTGGGGAACGTTCAAGACGCTCTTCACTCTGCTGAAGAAAGGAGGCGTGCCGAGGGAAGCAGTGGCGCAGCTGCAAGACGCTTACGACCAAGGTAAACCGCTTGTTACATCAGCGATCGCCGCGACGCTGTTCTCGGCCATGGGGATGCACGCGTACGCGGTGGAGTCGTGCCGAGAGGTTACGAGAGATGGTGGTATCCCTCTGGAGCATTACGCGTACAATGCGGTTATATATGGTTACGGTGCGGCGGGGGATACGGACATGGCGTTGAAGGCTTATATGAGGATGCAGGAGAAGGGGTTGAAACCGGATATGGTGACGCAGGTGTACCTTGTCGGGGTGTATGGGAAAGCGGGGATGGTGGAGGGTGTGAAGAGGGTGCATAGCTGGATTACGTTTGGGGAGATTGAAGCGAACCAGTCGTTGTTTAGAGCGGTGAGGGAGGCTTATGTGAGTGCGAATAGGCAGGATTTGGCTGATGTGGTGAAGAAAGAGATGAGCATTGCTTTTGAAGAGGgtaaagaggaggaggaggagtatAGTTCGGGatctggagaagaagaagatgaatccGAAGAAGACGAGGCGTTTTGA
- the LOC108829673 gene encoding uncharacterized protein LOC108829673 yields MGKYTEMLDAGVRIAARFHSHCPQTARLYYHPPSDSHHQHGVTDLIGGGGVLGGSGQDSTGMVGELGGSGAAAGCGLKPSQGQGYEDARDLLLFSVV; encoded by the coding sequence ATGGGGAAATACACGGAGATGTTGGATGCAGGCGTGAGAATAGCGGCGAGGTTTCATTCTCACTGTCCTCAGACGGCGCGTCTCTATTACCATCCTCCTTCCGACAGCCATCACCAACATGGTGTCACCGATTTAATCGGAGGTGGTGGAGTTTTGGGTGGGTCGGGTCAAGATTCTACCGGGATGGTTGGTGAGCTAGGAGGATCCGGGGCTGCTGCTGGTTGCGGTCTCAAGCCTTCTCAAGGTCAAGGGTATGAAGATGCCAGAGATCTCTTGTTATTCTCTGTTGTTTGA
- the LOC130510508 gene encoding uncharacterized protein LOC130510508: MYTEEKKKDKNYGTIFVYFVLCFVLIVEVSRFAKPYHSNLQNLMETEALVVEEGFVDVLNSGKLPCPFKTSSSASARSHEKLSGLIRREDRARPPSSYCVKFQNFATMAKLVKDNGDKYESRPFSVGGYNWTLLIYPNENKPVGSGGFVSMYVRIDNSSLIANPHDVYAEITFLTYKSTIDRYHFLQETDAQRFHLFKQQYGQLNFLEIGYYRDPGHGFIFDGGQSVFGVDILVANPFEKWEVFSYEENIRDPLFNWKLIKFSTRNLDSYTSDSFSSGGRDWVLKVYPNGVGHATGNSLSLFLLSASNEKGYVKAKLRVIDQIRSNHLEKQVEGWPNATENGWGFEKFISFADLKDSTKGFIADDAIKFEVEILSFSKTDTL, translated from the exons atgtatacagaggaaaagaagaaagacaaAAACTATGGCACGATCTTTGTTTACTTCGTCCTCTGCTTCGTACTCATCGTGGAAGTTTCAAGATTCGCTAAACCTTATCACAGCAACCTTCAGAACCTAATGGAGACAGAAGCATTAGTAGTAGAAGAAGGATTCGTGGACGTCCTGAACTCAGGGAAACTTCCATGTCCCTTCAAAACATCTAGCTCTGCCTCTGCTAGGAGTCACGAGAAGCTCTCGGGACTAATAAGACGAGAGGATAGAGCTCGTCCTCCATCTTCGTACTGCGTGAAGTTCCAGAATTTTGCCACTATGGCGAAACTGGTCAAAGACAACGGTGACAAGTACGAGTCACGTCCTTTCTCCGTTGGTGGATACAACTG GACGTTACTAATCTACCCTAACGAGAACAAGCCAGTGGGCTCGGGTGGATTCGTTTCGATGTACGTTAGAATCGATAACTCAAGCCTCATAGCCAACCCACACGATGTGTATGCAGAGATCACATTCCTTACCTATAAAAGCACTATAGACAGATACCATTTTCTTCAGG AGACCGATGCGCAGCGGTTTCATTTGTTTAAACAACAATATGGACAGCTAAACTTTCTTGAGATTGGTTACTACAGAGATCCAGGACATGGATTTATTTTCGACGGTGGACAAAGTGTGTTTGGTGTTGACATCCTCGTTGCTAACCCCTTTGAGAAGTGGGAAGTTTTCTCTTACGAAGAAAACATTCGTGACCCTCTTTTCAACTGGAAGCTCATTAAATTCTCTACACGTAATCTTGACTCTTACACTTCTGATTCGTTTTCTTCTGGAGGAAGAGACTG GGTGTTGAAAGTGTATCCCAACGGAGTTGGGCATGCAACGGGCAATTCGCTGTCACTCTTTTTGTTAAGTGCGTCAAATGAAAAGGGTTACGTGAAAGCCAAGTTACGAGTTATTGACCAGATCCGGTCCAACCATTTGGAGAAACAAG TGGAGGGATGGCCTAACGCAACGGAAAATGGATGGGGGTTTGAGAAGTTTATTTCTTTCGCAGATCTCAAGGACTCAACCAAAGGTTTCATTGCTGATGATGCCATCAAGTTTGAAGTCGAGATCTTGTCCTTCTCTAAGACCGATACTCTCTAA
- the LOC130511426 gene encoding F-box/kelch-repeat protein At3g13680-like: MMMMISDLEEEILRRVPMTSLKAVRSTCKKWNAVTKTWLLGKAAAGEQQQQHQFLTMNGRVYSFQFHLEEYVSVKQVDLLNELEVSKVYHCDGLVLCVAMENSKLVLWNPYLCQTRLIGPRESFNIKDRHAIGYGYDSNSNSNERNHKILRFVDDFSLTFAEDDNSILPERKREVAYEIYDIRSDSWRVLEEVNPEEGSIETHQRGVSVKGNTYFLANRHIGLVGCVTEVQVFLLCFDFTKERFGPRLPLPFDSLDGFNGDIVTLSSFLRGDGDGDDEQLAVRFGGYESGFFEIWVTLTVGPNRASWSKFLRVEPGPYSSYGFNFYASLSGGSFFVDEENKLAVLFELDDTKTAHKAFVFGQDGYFKSSVNLGETLILERRSPLLTYMLCKAAYPPLVCSYRSSLVQLKHPLVRNSKRKRMALLSSVKFRKLV; encoded by the exons atgatgatgatgatcagcgATCTTGAGGAGGAGATACTGAGGAGGGTTCCGATGACATCACTGAAGGCGGTTCGATCTACTTGCAAAAAGTGGAACGCTGTAACGAAAACATGGCTTTTGGGTAAAGCAGCAGCAGgagagcagcagcagcagcatcagTTTCTGACGATGAATGGCAGGGTCTACTCTTTTCAGTTCCATCTCGAAGAATATGTATCGGTAAAGCAGGTGGATTTGCTTAACGAACTGGAGGTTTCCAAGGTATATCACTGCGATGGATTGGTGTTATGTGTGGCTATGGAAAACTCGAAGCTGGTGTTGTGGAACCCTTACCTGTGTCAAACAAGGTTGATCGGTCCGAGAGAAAGTTTCAACATAAAAGACAGGCACGCGATCGGATACGGATACGACTCCAACTCCAACTCCAACGAGCGCAACCACAAAATCCTGAGGTTTGTTGATGACTTCAGCCTGACGTTTGCGGAGGATGATAACAGCATTTTACCAGAACGCAAACGCGAGGTTGCGTACGAAATCTATGATATTAGGTCTGATTCATGGAGGGTCCTCGAGGAGGTGAATCCCGAGGAGGGGTCGATAGAGACACATCAGCGAGGCGTGTCTGTCAAGGGAAACACCTACTTTTTGGCTAATCGTCATATTGGCCTGGTTGGATGCGTGACAGAGGTTCAAGTTTTCTTACTCTGTTTTGATTTTACCAAAGAGAGGTTTGGACCGCGCTTGCCTCTTCCTTTTGACTCTTTAGATGGTTTCAATGGTGACATTGTGACCCTCTCAAGCTTCCTTAGaggtgatggtgatggtgatgatgagcAGCTTGCGGTCCGCTTTGGTGGTTATGAATCTGGCTTTTTTGAGATTTGGGTTACTCTTACTGTTGGCCCCAACCGTGCGTCCTGGAGCAAGTTTTTGCGAGTGGAACCGGGCCCCTACTCAAGCTACGGTTTTAACTTCTATGCCTCACTTTCTGGTGGGAGCTTCTTTGTTGATGAGGAAAACAAACTTGCTGTCTTGTTTGAACTAGACGATACCAAGACTGCTCACAAGGCTTTTGTGTTTGGACAAGACGGCTACTTCAAATCCTCCGTCAACCTCGGAGAAACCCTCATACTCGAACGCCGCTCCCCCTTACTTACCTACATGCTCTGTAAAGCTGCTTATCCCCCACTTGTTTGCTCTTATCGTTCCAGCTTAGTGCAACTCAAGCATCCTCTTGTGCGCAACAGCAAAAGGAAACGCATGGCTCTACTTTCAAGt GTTAAATTCAGGAAGTTAGTCTGA
- the LOC108829664 gene encoding uncharacterized protein LOC108829664, whose translation MGLISSTKETKNSGRGMSFLFVFFPDHNNNDDSPSPSSSSPSTATTLFRSRSSRLLLSKAQSTISICILLLLLTLFLFTLSTFEPSSSVFPTVSPRRFLLSRDVAGARRLPNHRFALQGMGALFLRGTKSMHDLIVAHIASDTTERDLRLFVRLLLRSGATSRSDVVLLFDNYSKRFNRLIEEENNSFSKLVNLYRNSNQTDSVWSRFTKNQSKKDASEPIWGKKTHRANNNETESNELTHGSVVGFDVAELDPENSLSGFMDHDVPIALRRWACYPMLLGRVRRNFKHVMLVDAKTSLFLGDPLTRVRNRSPESVLFFKHGNNKINPAVIIGGAKGIRRLSSAMHTEIARATMQQRKRKSSVSESGVLSQLVGNVHMTKGFEVVGPSEVVAEASSLAELRTINSAAASSKSNDIVQRGNSKHLDITATIMKRICSSEFYSSVYSYC comes from the coding sequence atggGTTTGATATCATCAACGAAAGAGACGAAGAACAGTGGAAGAGGAATGAGTttcctcttcgtcttcttccctgaccacaacaacaacgacgactctccttctccttcatcttcttctccgtcAACGGCAACGACTCTCTTCCGCTCCAGATCTTCCCGTCTCCTCCTCTCCAAAGCCCAATCCACAATCTCAATCtgcatcctcctcctcctcctcaccctcttcctcttcactcTCTCAACCTTCGAACCTTCCTCCTCCGTCTTCCCCACCGTCTCTCCCCGTCGATTCCTCCTCTCCCGCGACGTCGCCGGAGCTCGCCGTCTCCCAAACCACCGCTTCGCTCTCCAGGGGATGGGCGCTCTGTTCCTCAGAGGAACCAAGAGCATGCACGACCTGATCGTCGCTCATATCGCTTCCGATACGACGGAGCGAGATCTCCGCCTCTTCGTCCGGTTGCTACTCCGCTCCGGAGCCACTTCCCGATCCGACGTCGTTTTGCTATTCGATAATTATTCTAAGAGATTCAACCGTTTGATCGAAGAAGAGAACAACTCGTTCTCGAAACTCGTTAATCTGTACCGGAACTCGAATCAGACCGACTCGGTTTGGTCCCGGTTTACGAAGAACCAATCGAAGAAGGACGCGTCTGAGCCAATCTGGGGGAAGAAGACACACCGAGCTAATAATAACGAGACCGAGTCAAACGAGTTGACTCACGGATCGGTCGTGGGCTTCGACGTGGCCGAGCTGGACCCGGAAAACTCGCTATCGGGCTTCATGGACCACGACGTCCCGATAGCCTTGAGGAGATGGGCCTGTTATCCAATGCTACTCGGACGAGTCAGACGCAACTTCAAGCACGTGATGCTCGTCGACGCGAAGACCTCACTGTTCCTCGGTGACCCGTTAACCCGGGTTCGTAACCGGAGCCCCGAATCAGTCCTCTTCTTCAAACACGGTAATAACAAGATTAACCCGGCGGTTATCATCGGTGGAGCGAAAGGGATCAGGAGGCTATCGAGCGCCATGCACACAGAGATCGCGAGAGCGACGATGCAGCAGCGCAAGAGAAAGAGCTCGGTGTCGGAATCGGGAGTGCTGAGTCAGCTCGTTGGGAACGTTCATATGACGAAGGGCTTTGAGGTGGTTGGTCCGAGTGAGGTGGTTGCGGAGGCGAGTTCGCTCGCTGAGTTGAGGACGATAAACTCGGCGGCGGCTTCGTCTAAGAGTAATGATATAGTACAACGCGGTAATAGTAAACATTTGGACATTACGGCGACTATTATGAAACGTATTTGTTCGTCTGAGTTTTATTCTTCTGTTTATAGTTACTGTTAG